Proteins encoded together in one Prunus dulcis chromosome 3, ALMONDv2, whole genome shotgun sequence window:
- the LOC117622789 gene encoding amino acid transporter AVT1I-like: MDEDSTIRTYPDIGEHAFGKKGRIVLSIFMNTELYLVSTAFLILEGDNLHNLFPNIELQVSGFIIGGKECFIVIAAVIVLPTVWLDNLSLLSYVSASGVFASAVILGSILWTGAFDGIGFHQEGSVPLNWNGIPTSVSLYAFCYCAHPVFPTLYTSMKNKRQFSNVLLLCFILCTIGYASMAVLGYLMFGSTVQSQITLNLPTEKLSSKIAIWTTLINPLSKYALMVTPIINSAKTWFPNHCNKRPFDLLLSTSLVISSVVVALVVPFFAYLVSLVGAFLSVSASLLFPCFCYLKISATYRNLGCEMLIIGFIILMGAAVMILGTYTAVSEIIEHL; this comes from the exons ATGGATGAGGATTCTACTATAAGAACTTATCCTGACATTGGTGAACATGCATTTGGGAAGAAGGGAAGAATagttttgtcaattttcatgAACACAGAACTCTACTTAGTTTCAACAGCTTTCCTAATTCTAGAAGGGGATAACCTACACAACTTATTTCCAAACATTGAACTGCAAGTGTCTGGTTTCATAATTGGAGGAAAAGAATGTTTTATAGTAATTGCTGCAGTTATTGTGCTGCCAACTGTGTGGTTAGATAACTTGAGCCTTCTTTCTTATGTCTCTGCAAGTGGGGTTTTTGCCTCTGCTGTCATCCTTGGGTCAATTTTGTGGACTGGTGCTTTTGATGGAATTGGATTTCACCAAGAGGGATCAGTTCCACTTAATTGGAATGGAATCCCTACTTCTGTTAGCTTGTACGCCTTCTGCTATTGTGCGCATCCGGTGTTCCCTACACTCTACACATCAATGAAAAACAAACGCCAGTTCTCGAAT gTCCTCCTCCTGTGCTTTATCTTATGCACCATTGGATATGCATCAATGGCAGTTTTAGGGTACTTAATGTTTGGGTCAACAGTTCAATCACAAATAACTTTAAACCTCCCAACCGAAAAACTTAGCTCAAAAATCGCAATATGGACCACCCTTATCAATCCACTATCCAAATATGCTTTAATGGTTACACCAATAATAAATTCAGCCAAAACTTGGTTTCCAAATCACTGCAATAAAAGACCCTTCGACCTTCTCCTCAGTACTAGCTTGGTAATCAGCAGTGTTGTAGTAGCTTTGGTGGTTCCCTTTTTCGCATATCTCGTGTCACTGGTTGGAGCATTTTTGAGTGTATCAGCTTCACTTCTATTTCCATGCTTTTGCTACCTTAAAATTTCAGCTACGTACCGAAATCTCGGATGTGAGATGTTGATTATAGGGTTCATAATTTTAATGGGAGCTGCAGTTATGATTCTTGGTACTTACACAGCTGTATCAGAAATAATAGAGCATTTGTAA